In Helianthus annuus cultivar XRQ/B chromosome 9, HanXRQr2.0-SUNRISE, whole genome shotgun sequence, the following are encoded in one genomic region:
- the LOC110876832 gene encoding uncharacterized protein LOC110876832, producing MRGKCPVSSDELETTVSDDDSSSDESGTIVSDDDASLWLSEDQEHGIKIKDEGECSSKAGEIEKGKADFKSDKPFMVYINQSHLTNRGVYLPAEFRKKFSRGHKSDHKCSLQPWSLVDVVMVASSQLMCI from the exons ATGCGGGG AAAATGCCCGGTTTCTTCTGATGAACTGGAGACTACAGTTTCAGATGATGACTCATCTTCTGATGAATCGGGGACTATAGTTTCAGATGATGACGCTTCTTTGTGGTTAAGTGAAGATCAAGAACATGGGATCAAGATTAAGG ATGAAGGTGAATGTTCAAGTAAAGCAGGGGAGATTGAAAAGGGTAAAGCTGATTTCAAAAGTGATAAACCCTTCATGGTTTATATAAATCAATCACATCTTACTAATCGCGGAGTG TATCTACCAGCGGAGTTCAGAAAGAAGTTCTCGAGGGGTCACAAGAGCGATCACAAATGTTCGCTTCAACCTTGGAGTTTGGTGGATGTGGTAATGGTCGCAAGCTCACAACTGATGTGTATTTAA